The following nucleotide sequence is from Takifugu flavidus isolate HTHZ2018 chromosome 4, ASM371156v2, whole genome shotgun sequence.
ATGAAATACACAACTGCCACAACAACAACGAGTACAACTGACCCAGCAGTGAGTGTATGGTGTCTATGTCTGTTACTGATAAACAAGTAACAACTAACGTCCAGATGAGAAGGCTAATGGTGGTTAAGATTGAAATGCTTAAAACATTAATAGATACCagctattaaaaacaaaatacatgCATGTGTAGAAGCATTAGTTTAGCCTTTCGGAGCACTCATACATCCACAATGAGTCGGAGCGTTCAAACTCAATAACACCTTCTCCTCACATTAGCGTCCagctgctgcccctcccccccccccccccctccaggagcCCAGCAGAGGTCTGAAGCTGCGATGACCCGACTGTGCTCCAGAAACTACAGGAAAGTATTCCTAACACAACGAAATGTGTTGTTTGGGGAGTGCATCTGCTCATTTCTTCCCCCACAGCCTTTAAAGTCGCCCCCAACATGCATATTTGCCTATTTTTACCCTTTGCTAAACAAGTGAAATGATTCTGGGATGTCCAGATCAGATGTTGGATTAGCTGCCCCCGCCccagaggggagagaagagagaagaaagtgaCAACAGACGAGACAAAAAGGGGACAAGCAGATGACTTGAAGCTGTGGAGGGTCTCTTTGGTAGCACAGTCAGGTGATTCTGGGGGGTTTTGCTTCCATGTGTCGGGCATGTTGTAACAAAACAGCTGTAAAGATGAATAATTGAAGACATTTGCTTTCGCTCTTTATGTACATGTAACCTAGAGACGCTGGCTTGAGCCGGACAAGCTCAGGTGAtgacagaggggaggggccgCTCCACGCTCCCGTCCAGTCTCCACACGGGACCCTCGTCTCTCGTTCGGGGTTCCCGTCTGCTGTCACCGGGGCAGAGCGCTAAAAAAGGCTGTTCTGTTATTGAAGAAAGTGAGGGGTTGTTTTAGCAGGAGGACACTGGTGGAGGACACGCAGTGACCGGGGAGCGGGTGTTGGTCAGGGCCGGGGGGACGGGGGCAAATCCCTCCCTTTCAGGACAGCACAGAGGGAGAGTGGCTGTGAGTGACCATGTGAGTGTCGGGGGAGGAGTTTGGGCTGCTGCTGGTCGACGAGGGGCTGCCCTTGTTCTTGATCTGCAGCCAGGTCTCGCCCAGCGCCTTGGCAAAGTGGTCGTCCACCGATCCGGTGATGGACAGCGAGTTGGTGGCCACTGGCTCGGGCTCCTTGTAGTTCTTCCCAAGGCTGCGGCGGAAATGTTCCTCGATCACGGGGTCACAGGCTGTGTTGGCTGGAAGAATGAGAGGGGGGACAAAAGGGGGGGTTTCTCTccagaatgaaagaaaagactTTCAAAGTGCCAATGAAGCTGCACCAATggtgtctgctgtgtgtgtgtgtgtgtgtgtgtgtgtgtgcgtgtgtgtgcgtgcgctcacTGTTCGTCCTCCTGTAGCTGCGCAGACTGGAGCAGCTGTTGTGAGACACCGGACAGTGGGACAGGTTGCAGTTGCGGTTGTTGGCCGGGGCGCACGTGATCACGGAAGGACGATTCTACGGAACCAAAAAGGTCAAAGGGTTCAAAGTCCCGCCGGCGAATGTTAAATGTGCTCAGAACCCGGCGCTGCTTACTTGCTGGCGCTCGGCGGCGCCGACCGTGTGCGGCGCCGTGGCCATGATTGGCGCGCTGCTCCGTGCAGACTCCACCAGGCTGTTCTTGGTGAGCGCCAGCGGCTGGTCCATACCGGCTAAACCcaccaggtggtggtggtggtggtggtggtggtggtgggcgtggccgtACAGGTGGTTGCTGTGGACTCCCAGAGCACCGggcaccaccacccccccgATGGGGCTCCGGCTGCGCTCCTTAGAAATGGGAGAGCTGCGGTAGTCTCCGTTAGGTTTCctaaaacacagagaaacaaaagTCTGTGGGTGTTCAACTTAAAGTTGAAGAAAACCTGCAGCAAAACATGAAAATTGCTTTTAAccttgagggttttttttttttttaaataaattgagCTTTGTAAAGCACTCTACTTTGTATCACCCTGCTAATATCTGCAAGGCATTTGGAGCTCAGGTCTGTACTTTTCCATTAGAGCCAATAAAACACAGCTCAAGGAAAaatcagagagaaaaagagagaacgAGCGAGGGAGAGCGAGCTCAAAATAAAAGGACTGGCTGcagaaaaagtgaaaaaggCTCTTAAACATGGAAGGAGAAACTAAAGAGGAGTTCAACAAAGGACGTTTTGTAAATGGGTTATTACAGAGATCACATGTGCACCCTCTTTATCTCGGATTATTGGGGAGAGTTTTGTAAAAGCTCCTTCAAACTTCCTCAACAGAAGCAAATGGGCAAAAAGTTCAAAGA
It contains:
- the vgll4b gene encoding transcription cofactor vestigial-like protein 4b isoform X1, giving the protein MLLTKMDLLNYQYLDKMNNNIGILCYEGEAALRADPRLHSLSLSSSSSSSSSSLSSSSSSVSSHRTGPPPISPTKRKLSGDLGDSDMDDNEHVAKMSRLFATQLKPNGDYRSSPISKERSRSPIGGVVVPGALGVHSNHLYGHAHHHHHHHHHHLVGLAGMDQPLALTKNSLVESARSSAPIMATAPHTVGAAERQQNRPSVITCAPANNRNCNLSHCPVSHNSCSSLRSYRRTNTNTACDPVIEEHFRRSLGKNYKEPEPVATNSLSITGSVDDHFAKALGETWLQIKNKGSPSSTSSSPNSSPDTHMVTHSHSPSVLS
- the vgll4b gene encoding transcription cofactor vestigial-like protein 4b isoform X2 → METPLDVLSRAASFVHANEEDGEAALRADPRLHSLSLSSSSSSSSSSLSSSSSSVSSHRTGPPPISPTKRKLSGDLGDSDMDDNEHVAKMSRLFATQLKPNGDYRSSPISKERSRSPIGGVVVPGALGVHSNHLYGHAHHHHHHHHHHLVGLAGMDQPLALTKNSLVESARSSAPIMATAPHTVGAAERQQNRPSVITCAPANNRNCNLSHCPVSHNSCSSLRSYRRTNTNTACDPVIEEHFRRSLGKNYKEPEPVATNSLSITGSVDDHFAKALGETWLQIKNKGSPSSTSSSPNSSPDTHMVTHSHSPSVLS